One Citrus sinensis cultivar Valencia sweet orange chromosome 5, DVS_A1.0, whole genome shotgun sequence genomic window, TCCAACTTTTCTTAGAATGCTAACAACAGCTAATAAATGGCTAGCTTTGTCAAGAAGCCCCAagctgtttttattttctattccTCCAAATTCCTGAGAACCTTGTTAACTTATTGATGAATTTCCTAGACTTTATGTAGTGTCTAGTTGCATTGGCAATCCTAGCATCCCGTCGTTTTCTTCGTACAgatgattcaaaattttgaacagATTGCTTGACTTGTGACAAGATGTCTTTGCTTGTGCCACAAGCATCAAACATTCTGAGAAGTGAACCTCTGGTTTTAACTAAATGCAATTCTTGAATGTTGAACTCAAAAGCCTAGCTTTAATCCCTTCAATACCTTTTGCACTTGTGTAAGACTTATATAGGTCTTTGGTGGCTTCAAcatttatttcacatgataGATTTCAATAACTTTGAAACCCTCTATGCTCCTTGGTGAGGCTAATTTGTTGAGCTTCTTAgtaaaattagtttatttattaatttcttaataaatgcaacaaattcttaatttgttaattgcaTTGGCTGTCTTCAACAAGCAAATGCAAGCTGGGAAGAAttcatttcttaatttctttacttACCTTTCTCACCTTTCTACATACAACAAGTGCAACATTGGTTGTCTTGAGCAAGttcttcaaatcaaaattaattaagatcaACTCAAAATGCACACGTTGGTATTGGTAATAATTAagctttttcttattttgatatacaaaaaaaaaagatatctaAAGATGGGCAtcctcaaaattcaaatcgTATCTGCTAATTATAAAGCTAAGAGCCATGTTGGTTTAATTAGTTTGCCCTCCAGAACTCATCTTCTAACCGCAAGTGTTGAGGAGCAGTTGAACAAGCTCAAGGCATCATCATATCAGAAGCTACTGCCTCATCCCATGAGCGAATTGGCAAATGATGTATTTGACGGATCTCTTCCATCGGCTGCTGGACATTTGTAGAACCACAAGATATGTTTTCTCTCAGATGAAGGAATGTCTACAAGATGTTCTccgaaaaagaagaaattaataaatgtagTATAATTAATCTAGCCTCGAAAATGAAGTTGGGGCATATTGTATGATCTCCAGAAACAATATTGAATAAAGTAATGATGATCGGCAAGTGTTTCACATGTCTTAAACGAATGGAAAAGAGCTGTGATTCAGCTCTCTTGGACAGAGACTCTCAAAGATGTTAAGACAagttgaagaaattaattattctgtAAGTGTTCGAGTCGCACTTTTCCTTCATTTCTCAACCGCCGAAGGGAAGACGAAGATCCACCGGCTAGTCTATTGTTGCATTGATGATGCCAATGAAGTTGACAATATTGAGGCAGAATTGCTTGTCCGGAAATCAAGCAACAGTACTGTCAATCTTGAGCAAGTACTCGGCAAATAATATTCAAGGGACTAAAGTAATCTTGACTGGGTCTGCTCCTCcgttcgagtcgcagggaagtcgactttgttgggagaacttGTACCTCTCGGTTCGAGCAGGGACTTCTAGTATGGGTTGTGGTACGGACTTAAAAGTGTCTCCCACAGTTGAGGCTCTCCTCAGGATAACTCGtggtcaaaaccaaaaaataaaaataaaaattcaaggGACTAAAGTAAGGCATTAGACTTTTCGCGTTCGGGAAGTTGAGGAGGAGTTGGAATGTGCCTTCAGGCACTTGCTCAAGGCTGGAGTTTCGGTTCCCCTTTGAAAATCCAAGCCTCCAACTACTATGAGTAATGATTTCTTACTCTCCAACtcttacattttaatttatcttattatttttttaaatgatcttttttaaaaattaaaaaaattatttttattttattttctctccgGACATAACCATCATCCTAACCACCTATTTTCACCGATAACAAATACATCATTATTACCACCAACTATTTTCTTCCTCACAAATCCATCACTTCCATCAATACATAATGAGTTTCAAAGtaaggttttataaaattctataaACAAGTATCGGgtcttgttattattaatgatgTTGGTTTTAGTTTGTGTGATCATCTAAAATTTcgtttaatttcaatttgtgATTTGATGAAGAGTTaatattcttttcaaattgtgaatcaatttgaaaaaaatgagagcaAGAGCTTGAGAGAGGAGTaaagcaaaaaatatttatgttttactttacaataatgttaattttaaaataactaatattaattaaaaaataaaagtaatgagATAAATTGAAAGAGTCATATACAGCACACCTACTTTAATCTATATATAGATATGGAAACGTACTAAGTTGTCCTTCAGCAGTCTGATTTCATATAAAGCCCATTAGAGGTAAATTGACATTTGGGCCGGGGGCCGGACCTTGTTCAAGCTTGTGAAAGCAATGGTCCACTGTCGTTTtgcaaaaacaaattaaatatcaaagcGACTGGATATTATATCGAACGCGTGGACGCAAACCAAGAGACACTTGCGTATATGGTTTGGGTTTAACCAACAACTTAGCTCTGAAAATCAAAGTTAGAGCCCCTGCAGATCCTCCTGGCACATTGTAGTACTTTGTAACACATCTCCACACTCTTGAGGATTCAAGTGCAACAGATAAGAAGTAAAAAGAAAGGATCAAAGAGAGGGAGAGACAGAAGAAAAGACAGAGAAATTAGAAACCAAAGCCATGGCTTCTTCAATTAGCAACCCGTTGCTCACTTCAAACTTCTTTGGTTCCCAAATCCTTATCTCTCCTCCAACTCCCAAAACAAGAAGGTTATCAGTTAGCTTCCCATTTCCTTCAAGAACCAAAAGAACTACACAAGCCACTGCAATTCTTAGGAAGGAACTCGAACCCAACAATGCATCCTCAGAAGCCGCCTCAAAGAGAAGGACAGTTACAACTGAAGCCACTATGGCTGCTTTGCTCTTGTCTTCAATAGCCCCACAAGCCTTAGCGGTCGACAACACGCCGCCGCCACCGCCGCCGCCGTTAGTCCAAGCTCAGCCCTCCAAACCAAACCCTTCCAATTCTTCACCTTTTGGTCAAAATCTGTTATTGACGGCGCCTAAGCCACAGTCTCAATCCTCTGATCTTCCCGAGGGCAGCCAATGGCGTTACAGCGAGTTCTTAAACGCCGTTAAAAAAGGCAAAGTTGAAAGGGTTAGGTTCAGCAAAGACGGTTCTGCACTTCAGTTAACGGCAGTGGACGGCCGTCGCGCCACTGTTATTGTCCCTAATGATCCGGACCTTATCGACATTTTGGCCATGAACGGGGTTGATATATCAGTTTCCGAGGGCGATTCTGGTAACGGGCTTTTTAGCTTTGTTGGGAATTTACTTTTCCCGTTTCTAGCTTTCGCCggattgtttttcttgttcCGTCGGGCACAAGGTGGGCCCGGCGGACCCGGTGGCCTTGGTGGGCCCATGGATTTTGGACGATCTAAATCGAAGTTTCAGGAAGTTCCTGAAACTGGAGTCACATTTGCTGATGTGGCTGGTGCTGATCAAGCAAAATTGGAATTACAAGAGGTAGTTGATTTTCTAAAAAACCCCGATAAGTACACAGCTTTGGGCGCTAAGATTCCAAAAGGGTGTTTATTAGTTGGGCCACCAGGAACTGGGAAAACTTTATTGGCTAGGGCAGTTGCTGGAGAAGCCGGCGTGCCATTTTTCTCATGTGCTGCCTCAGAGTTTGTTGAGTTGTTTGTTGGTGTTGGCGCATCCAGAGTGAGGGATTTGTTTGAGAAGGCCAAATCGAAGGCACCGTGTATTGTGtttattgatgaaattgaTGCTGTGGGGAGACAGAGAGGAGCAGGGCTTGGAGGAGGAAACGATGAAAGAGAGCAGACTATTAATCAGCTTTTGACTGAAATGGATGGCTTTTCTGGTAATTCTGGTGTTATTGTATTGGCTGCTACTAATAGGCCGGATGTTCTTGATTCTGCTTTGTTGAGGCCTGGGAGATTTGACAGGCAGGTTACAGTGGATAGGCCTGATGTTGCTGGTAGGGTTAAAATTCTTCAGGTTAGTTCTCTACAAAGTTTGCTGGCCTTCGATTCCATGTTGtaacttcattatttttttttatttgcttgtgtaagctattaatttataatgctTCGGTCTATTAAAGAGTAGAAACTACAGATAGGGGATGGATGTTGTTACAttgcatatatatatgattgcTTGCACTGTTTTGATAGGTTTGTGGTGTGCTGATTGAAATGCAATATGcattcatatttattgtaGATTGGTTTTCTGTTTTCACTcaatatttttgaaacaaaGTTTGCCCTTGTAGTGACACTATGCTTTATTGGGTATTATGCTTTGGTCTTCTAATTCAATTAACTTACTTGCTGCATGTATTCTTTTGGTGGGGATTATATTCAGATCATATAGCTGTAAATAGCTTGCTGGTTTAATTCCAGTTTTGAACAATGTATAAAATTTCTCAAGTTATGACAATATCCTTTATTACAGGTGCACTCCAGAGGAAAGgcacttgctaaggatgtggactttgaaaaaatttctagAAGAACACCAGGTTTTACTGGAGCTGATCTGCAGAACCTGATGAATGAAGCAGCCATTCTTGCAGCCAGGCGTGACCTCAAGGAGATAAGCAAAGATGAGATATCCGATGCTCTAGAGAGGATCATTGCTGGACCAGAGAAGAAAAATGCAGTTGTCTCtgatgagaagaagaaattagtAGCCTACCacggtaataataataataataattattattattattttggttgtCTAATGCTTTTGTGAGTTGCTTTCAAGTGTTTAACATGTTTGCACGCTTTAAATTGCAGAGGCTGGCCATGCTTTAGTTGGGGCTCTCATGCCTGAATATGATCCTGTAGCCAAGATTTCCATCATTCCTCGTGGCCAAGCTGGTGGGCTTACCTTTTTCGCTCCAAGTGAAGAGAGGCTTGAGTCTGGACTTTACAGCAGGAGCTACCTGGAGAATCAGATGGCTGTCGCACTTGGTGGAAGGTTagttaatttatcttttcttgATGCCTGGGAAAGCTTGTAAGATGACATGTGAGAATTTTTCTGTTCCTTAAGTTGCTCTCAAAAACTATGCATGTGCGCTTTAAACTGGCTAATCAGCACTAATTAAACTGGCTGGATTTTGATGGAGCTCAGGATATGTATGGATTCAAAGAGCAAGTGTTTAGTTCATCTCTTGTTTACcttattcttatttgaaaaactCCTTGTTGCTTACGTAGGGTTGCAGAAGAAGTCATTTTTGGCGAGGAAAATGTGACAACAGGAGCATCAAATGACTTCATGCAAGTTTCACGGGTAGCACGGCAGATGGTTGAAAGATTTGGGTTTAGCAAGAAAATTGGACAAGTTGCCATTGGAGGACCTGGTGGAAATCCATTCTTGGGTCAACAAGTAAGATAGTGATTGATGATTGAATTCTAATTGTTGTTTGATCTATCCACTACTTTTATTTCCACTGCATGAGAAAAATAGTCTTGATTGTGGATTTGTATATTTCAATTGCAGATGTCTTCTCAGAAAGACTACTCCATGGCAACTGCCGATGTGGTGGATGCAGAGGTCAGAGAATTGGTTGAAACAGCATATACAAGGGCCAAGCAGATCATCACAACCCACATTGACATCCTTCACAAGCTTGCTCAACTCCTCATAGAGAAAGAAACCGTTGATGGAGAAGAATTTATGAGCCTTTTCATTGATGGAAAAGCTGAGCTATTTGTTGCCTGATTGTACATGAAAGAATCAGAATTCAGATTCGTGTTGTATATGCCCATGTAAaatcaagtaattaaattatcattttagaAATATGGGGAGGTTTTTAGGAGGATTTGTGTTACAGCTTTATCTACTTGGCTACGCCTAATGAGGAAGCCAAGCCAAGCCAAGATCAGCCTTTTTAATCAAAACCACCAAGATTTGTATCTGCATTCCTGTAAATGAAACTTCAAACTTAATAGTTCCTCACACTCGTGATTGTTTTAGATCATACGTTAGGAAGATCGATTACTAGCACATTCTTTCTGATTTTGACGTTTCAAATGTGCAagtccttttattttctttccacTATTTCAAGGTTGCAACCGTTTGGTTGCTTTTGTTTCGAGTCGCAAAGACGATGAATAGCCGAAATTTTGACCATGGCATGCATAGCTCATGGCTCTTATTTAGCCAGCGACAGAGGAACTAGTATCCAAGATTAAACATCGAATATAAAAGGCACCACTACACTCCTTAATTTCATCACCGTGGCCTGCTAGTATTAGCATCCCACtcaagaaatatatatgacAATTTATTTCGTGCTTCATGAGTTTAGAGAAAGGTAAAGCTTGAGGCAGCCAGATTTCTCCACTACGTAATCAATCTGTGTAACTTTTACGTTCCAAACTGACAGTGTACATATTGACTGATTAATCATTTGAacgaaattattaaaaagaaaaaaatagcacAACAGACAAGTACAGAACAAGTCTGTCCTCCCTCTATGGTACATTTTGGAAGAAAACCATATTCCTAATTTCAAATTACATAAAGCCCAAATGCTTTCTTACAACCACCACAACAATTGATTGAACACAGGCTACAAAAGAATATTACAGCTTCTCAAGAACCTCTCCCACTCCGTTgccttttttcttctaatgaGGCAGCCTCCTTTAACATATCAGCTGCATCCTTGTGCATGTCCAACTTCGCAAGGGCAACAGCCTGCATGTAAAATGCTGTGGACCAGTCGGGATAAACACATTGTGCTTGCATTGCATCTCTAAGTGCAGCATCTGGCTGGTCACACATTAAATGACAAAGACTTCTCCGTGCATAGACAGTTGGTGAAACCATGGTTCCCACGTCTATAAACTGCACAGACAACATTCAAAGAGTAAGAATTAAACAATGACCAGCACACATCGATACAGCATCTGTTGTTTATTTCGACCATGTCTCTctagaattttttcttttttccaaaaaagaaTCTTTGATCAATCTTTTTAGATTTTGCACTGGGAGTAAGCCGGTATGCTAGGGTAAAATTTCACAGAAATCAAAAATACACCCAGTCTGCCTACCATATTAACATTCCaatgttcatttttttaggCGAAGAATCAGATCTAAGGCCTATGCCCACCCAAAACCTTTACAAATATGTGTAACACAACTCCCAAGAACTTAACATGAGTATAATCCGTTACTTgtatgaagaaaattaataataaaaccatAAAAGTCAGCATAGGCATTAGCAGCTAAAAGCCTGGTCTGGCACTTCGAATAAGAATGCCAGTCCTTATCCCCTAAGAAACAAATAAGAATGCCAGTTCAAGGGGATAAGAATTCTTATCCCCTAAGAAGCAAATACATACCTGAGAATAGCAATCTACGGCagttttaaattctttctCTCGGAATGCCACATCCCCACGCTTTCTAGCCTCCAACATATCTCTCATTTGTTGGGTCCACTCTTGAAAAGACAACTATACCaatcatataataatattataatttagcacATTATTCTAAATAGACAAATGCACATCTGCACTAGGACATTTCAGTTACCTCATTGGTTCCTTCATCATCTTTGTAGTGTGTCATCACCAAGATCTGGTGGATGGCTGTGAGGTCCATCCGTGAACAAGCATCACCCATTGGAGAAAGAGGGTGCTGTGGAGTAGGAGGTGCTTCCTCATGCCTTGGAATTCCCAGCATCACATAAGAAGGAACCTGCAAGCAAAAACTTGTGAATATCACAATCTGATGAAATGCAGAAAGCTGTCTTCTATTAATATACCACTTACACCCACTTAACTGCATGCTCTAAAACCAATTATAAGTGAATGCAAAGAGCATTCCATCCAATTTCTCAGAAGAGCCAGAACCATAAAGAGAGAATGACAAACTTGTGAATTTCTGGCAAAAATAAGGAGGATTTTCATGTGAATACCCTCCAGCTGATGGAGACCCAACATCAGCTTTATGGGCAAACAGTTGGAAAGAAGCCAATACAAACTTGCCATGATaactttttaatgtcctactGGTAGAAAGAACTCCAGCAGAAAACTAGAGGTCTACAGAATATAAAAAGTTGTGTATACAAATTACTGCATCCCTCAAGGCAAGATAAATCAAAGATGTGGCAACCAATTACAACAAGCAGTTGACTACTATGACAAGAAATAACTTAATGGATCAATaatactcataattaaatGGTATCTGTATCTGATCCCTATTGGATATCTATTCgactttataatattttaatcaaagaTGATGAAGGCTGCAAATGAAAGGTAAGAAAATGATCGATCCACATATTAGAcgagaataaataaataagacagACAGACATCTTACATCAGGTCTATTTTGTAGGGGAGCAAGTGTAGAAACAAGATCTTTTGTATTTGGCCGCTCCCTAGGCTCATATTGCAAACACCGTGAAGCAAGATCAAAGACAACTGTTGCCTCTTCAGATGAAAAGTTTCCCTCCAAATGTGAATCCATTAAATGAAGAATATTCTTTCCCCGAATCATATCAAGTGCCTGcatataaaaaagatttttttttaaaaaaaataaaaaggaaaacagCTACATAAATCTGCAGAAATCATCTTTCCCACATTAACCAAAACCATCAGCAATTATGCATGTGAGGTCATTCGTAATGAAGAAATCAACGGAGTAATGTAATAACGTCAGGAATGAGAGGTTAAACATGCTGCAAATCAACTTAAACTCCATTACTTCTCATCACAATCTCTGTCTAAATACTTATGATAGACAATCAATTTATTCAATGCACCACTTGCTACAGCATCAAAGACCAAGTCCAACGGGATCAACCCCAAAGTTAAATTTGATTGGTACAGTATTCCAAACCACCATGTCCTACATCATATGAACAGAAATTCAAGGTAATAGATTACCCAAAAGCACCCAAGTAGTAATATTCATGGAGGATGTACCTAAAAACAAAACCACAAGTCAAAAGTACTTTAAGAGACAGCAGCACCAAATCAACCATACAACAACCAGCAAACAGCCATAGGACAtttggattttgaaaaataactaTACAGCTGGCTAACTAGTCAGAAAtcaaataagtattaaaagaACATTGTACAACAAAAAATGACATTAAAACCCATTGACAGATTCTGTTTTTCAAAGCTTAGTAAGGAAAAACGGAATAAACAGGTGAAATAAGGTACTTACATGACTAGGGGGAATATGCTTTCCACTGAGAAGATCCAAAAGGACAGTCCCGAAGCTGAAAATAACACTTTCTGGAGTGACCCTTCCTACATCACAGATACATATAAATTGGATATAAAACAAAGTAATCTTCAACTTATATAGAAGATCGAAAAGTCAAACACGTCCATAGGGTATGTAAATGAAAGTAGTTACCATTTCTTAGGTACTCTGGAGGAGTATAGGCAAGATTTGTGCTGTAACTTTTTCCATCCCTACTATTTTTCATCAAGCCAAAACATGAAAGCCGAGGATCACCATTCTGCCAAAACCATACACAAAATTACCTAATTTGCTCATGCAAAATCCACAATATCCACAGAAAATAGAATGTTAGCACA contains:
- the LOC102607431 gene encoding ATP-dependent zinc metalloprotease FTSH 5, chloroplastic yields the protein MASSISNPLLTSNFFGSQILISPPTPKTRRLSVSFPFPSRTKRTTQATAILRKELEPNNASSEAASKRRTVTTEATMAALLLSSIAPQALAVDNTPPPPPPPLVQAQPSKPNPSNSSPFGQNLLLTAPKPQSQSSDLPEGSQWRYSEFLNAVKKGKVERVRFSKDGSALQLTAVDGRRATVIVPNDPDLIDILAMNGVDISVSEGDSGNGLFSFVGNLLFPFLAFAGLFFLFRRAQGGPGGPGGLGGPMDFGRSKSKFQEVPETGVTFADVAGADQAKLELQEVVDFLKNPDKYTALGAKIPKGCLLVGPPGTGKTLLARAVAGEAGVPFFSCAASEFVELFVGVGASRVRDLFEKAKSKAPCIVFIDEIDAVGRQRGAGLGGGNDEREQTINQLLTEMDGFSGNSGVIVLAATNRPDVLDSALLRPGRFDRQVTVDRPDVAGRVKILQVHSRGKALAKDVDFEKISRRTPGFTGADLQNLMNEAAILAARRDLKEISKDEISDALERIIAGPEKKNAVVSDEKKKLVAYHEAGHALVGALMPEYDPVAKISIIPRGQAGGLTFFAPSEERLESGLYSRSYLENQMAVALGGRVAEEVIFGEENVTTGASNDFMQVSRVARQMVERFGFSKKIGQVAIGGPGGNPFLGQQMSSQKDYSMATADVVDAEVRELVETAYTRAKQIITTHIDILHKLAQLLIEKETVDGEEFMSLFIDGKAELFVA
- the LOC102607716 gene encoding serine/threonine-protein kinase BSK1, whose product is MGCCESTFLKGHLSVDTKNRHHHQQNHRNHPTQPSNGTEGSGGLAAGSDGAPAFAEFSLADLRAATNNFSSDFIVSESGEKAPNVVYKGRLQDGNDNRRWIAVKKFTKHAWPDPKQFADEAWGVGKLRHKRLANLIGYCCDGDERLLVAEYMPNDTLAKHLFHWENQTIEWAMRLRVALYIAEALDYCSSEGRPLYHDLNAYRVLFDENGDPRLSCFGLMKNSRDGKSYSTNLAYTPPEYLRNGRVTPESVIFSFGTVLLDLLSGKHIPPSHALDMIRGKNILHLMDSHLEGNFSSEEATVVFDLASRCLQYEPRERPNTKDLVSTLAPLQNRPDVPSYVMLGIPRHEEAPPTPQHPLSPMGDACSRMDLTAIHQILVMTHYKDDEGTNELSFQEWTQQMRDMLEARKRGDVAFREKEFKTAVDCYSQFIDVGTMVSPTVYARRSLCHLMCDQPDAALRDAMQAQCVYPDWSTAFYMQAVALAKLDMHKDAADMLKEAASLEEKRQRSGRGS